One window of the Streptomyces sp. ITFR-21 genome contains the following:
- a CDS encoding HEXXH motif domain-containing protein, whose translation MQPHVRAGAAPTAHHRVPVVHFDELAAGRGGAETVRFLRTTEYSRRLLLLRALLDAIAAVPGALGPTPSADDAWDALTAAQEHAPEHFKELLLHPSVGIWLGHGLRRLSRAAPDIAPLWADLGHVHAVCAVAALRAGLPLHTTVPLRDGTAMFPMLGLARLPGRPRWSTAKVTVAAGRLTVDPDGERVRPPDPLQKDARGWMGLRRLRTEVAGRPLEVWLDDIDPYRNLSEPVTPRRLSHHDLARWQEALGLALRLLAVNDPIMAAAVGEGLSTVAPLPPARGRRALSASADDGFGGLLASLPPDPLALAVTVVHEFQHTKLGALLHLLTLEEDDGAERHHAPWRDDPRPLSGLLQGAYAFLGVTEFWARYLDTAPGHERPLAEFEFALRGRQTEEVLRSLAGDPGLTGHGRRFVAGMAGRLAALRPDDRVRPAVAARAEFAALDHRTGWRVRHWAPAVADVRALAAAFAASAPADRRPAAPDVVPDLAAARSWRHPRTALIRRELAAVGAGSGPLAGPSAAARAAAGPEAAADRALLAGDPGAADAYARLVATDPEAPDPWTGLVLSLATGAESLLLRRPELPRAVHRELRAAGVRADPRRVALWLTRR comes from the coding sequence GTGCAGCCCCATGTCCGCGCCGGAGCCGCCCCGACCGCACACCACCGTGTTCCCGTCGTGCACTTCGACGAGTTGGCCGCAGGGCGCGGCGGCGCCGAGACGGTCCGGTTCCTGCGCACCACCGAATACAGCAGACGGCTCCTCCTGCTGAGGGCCCTGCTCGACGCCATCGCCGCGGTGCCCGGAGCGTTGGGCCCGACGCCGTCGGCGGACGATGCGTGGGACGCGCTCACGGCCGCCCAGGAGCACGCCCCCGAGCACTTCAAGGAACTGCTGCTCCACCCGTCGGTCGGCATCTGGCTGGGACACGGCCTGCGGCGGCTGTCCCGGGCGGCCCCGGACATCGCCCCCCTGTGGGCCGATCTCGGCCATGTGCACGCGGTGTGCGCCGTCGCGGCGCTGCGCGCGGGACTACCGCTGCACACCACCGTGCCGTTACGTGACGGGACCGCCATGTTCCCCATGCTCGGCCTCGCCCGTCTGCCCGGACGTCCCCGCTGGTCCACGGCAAAGGTGACCGTGGCGGCCGGCCGGCTGACGGTCGATCCGGACGGTGAACGCGTCCGGCCGCCCGACCCCCTCCAGAAAGACGCCCGCGGCTGGATGGGGCTGCGCCGGCTGCGGACCGAGGTGGCCGGCCGCCCTCTGGAGGTGTGGCTGGACGACATCGATCCCTACCGCAACCTGAGCGAACCAGTGACTCCCAGGCGCCTCAGCCACCACGACCTCGCCCGCTGGCAGGAGGCGCTCGGACTCGCGCTGCGGCTGCTGGCAGTCAACGACCCGATCATGGCCGCCGCGGTCGGCGAGGGGCTGAGCACCGTCGCGCCCCTGCCGCCGGCGAGGGGGAGGAGAGCTTTGAGCGCCTCCGCCGACGACGGCTTCGGCGGTCTGCTGGCATCGCTGCCGCCCGACCCTCTGGCCTTGGCCGTCACCGTGGTGCACGAGTTCCAGCACACCAAGCTCGGCGCCCTGCTGCACCTGCTGACACTGGAGGAGGACGACGGTGCCGAGCGGCATCACGCGCCCTGGCGGGACGACCCCCGCCCGCTGAGCGGCCTGCTCCAGGGGGCGTACGCCTTCCTGGGCGTCACCGAGTTCTGGGCGCGGTACCTGGACACCGCCCCCGGGCACGAACGGCCGCTGGCGGAGTTCGAGTTCGCCCTGCGCGGGCGGCAGACCGAGGAGGTGCTGCGGAGCCTGGCCGGCGATCCGGGGCTGACCGGCCACGGTCGGCGTTTCGTGGCGGGAATGGCCGGCCGGCTGGCCGCCCTGCGGCCGGACGACCGCGTGCGGCCGGCCGTCGCCGCGCGGGCGGAGTTTGCCGCCCTCGACCACCGGACCGGTTGGCGCGTCCGGCATTGGGCGCCCGCCGTGGCCGATGTCCGCGCCCTCGCCGCGGCCTTCGCCGCCAGCGCGCCGGCCGACCGCCGGCCGGCCGCGCCGGACGTCGTCCCCGACCTCGCCGCCGCCCGGTCCTGGAGGCACCCGCGGACCGCCCTGATCCGCCGGGAACTCGCCGCCGTGGGCGCCGGCTCCGGCCCCCTCGCCGGGCCTTCGGCCGCCGCACGCGCCGCCGCCGGCCCCGAGGCCGCCGCCGACCGCGCCCTGCTGGCCGGCGACCCGGGCGCCGCGGACGCCTACGCCCGCCTGGTCGCCACCGACCCCGAGGCCCCCGACCCGTGGACCGGCCTGGTGCTGTCCCTGGCCACCGGCGCCGAGTCCTTGCTGCTCCGGCGCCCCGAACTCCCCCGGGCCGTCCACCGGGAACTGCGTGCCGCGGGCGTCCGCGCCGACCCGCGTCGCGTCGCGCTCTGGCTCACCCGGCGCTGA